From Actinopolymorpha cephalotaxi, one genomic window encodes:
- a CDS encoding MmcQ/YjbR family DNA-binding protein: MATIGDVRPLGTELERSYEVWVRGRLKFRVKQIVYVAFSIDESVMGFAFPREERAALVAGEPHKFHLPATSDLRFNWVHADLTALEPTEARELVVDAWRMVVPAKLSRAFDAAHPHGPGSTLPSIAGVSGRAREGPRQE, translated from the coding sequence ATGGCGACGATCGGCGACGTCCGGCCGCTCGGGACGGAACTGGAACGCTCCTACGAGGTGTGGGTGCGCGGCAGGTTGAAGTTCCGGGTCAAACAGATCGTCTACGTGGCGTTCTCCATCGACGAGAGCGTGATGGGCTTCGCCTTTCCCCGTGAGGAACGAGCGGCGCTCGTGGCGGGTGAGCCACACAAGTTCCACCTGCCGGCGACCTCGGACCTACGGTTCAACTGGGTCCACGCCGACCTCACCGCTCTCGAGCCGACGGAGGCCCGCGAGCTCGTCGTCGACGCCTGGCGCATGGTCGTACCGGCGAAGCTCTCCCGTGCCTTCGACGCGGCCCATCCCCATGGCCCCGGCTCAACCCTGCCAAGCATCGCGGGAGTCAGCGGTCGCGCGCGGGAAGGTCCGCGGCAGGAGTGA
- a CDS encoding nucleoside deaminase: MEPGHHEVAGLTAADRGYLRRCVDLAREALDDGDEPFGSLLVDDQGTVRHEDRNRVKDGDETRHPEFEIAKWAASNLSPEQRRSSVVYTSGEHCPMCSAAHAWVGLGRIVYATSTEQLVGWRAGWGAPPSPVAPLPITTVAPGIEVAGPDPLLADEVRGLHARKLGVEE, encoded by the coding sequence ATGGAGCCTGGACACCATGAAGTAGCCGGACTCACCGCGGCCGACCGCGGCTACCTCCGCCGCTGTGTCGACCTCGCGCGGGAGGCGCTGGACGACGGTGACGAGCCGTTCGGTTCCCTGCTCGTCGACGATCAGGGAACCGTTCGCCACGAGGACCGCAACCGGGTCAAGGACGGCGACGAGACGCGGCACCCGGAGTTCGAGATCGCCAAGTGGGCGGCGTCGAACCTCTCACCGGAGCAGCGCCGAAGCAGCGTCGTCTACACGTCCGGCGAGCACTGCCCGATGTGCAGTGCCGCGCATGCCTGGGTGGGCCTGGGCCGGATCGTGTACGCCACGAGCACGGAGCAGCTGGTCGGCTGGCGGGCAGGGTGGGGCGCCCCACCGTCGCCGGTCGCGCCGCTGCCGATCACCACGGTCGCACCGGGCATCGAGGTCGCCGGCCCCGATCCCCTGCTCGCCGACGAGGTACGCGGCCTGCACGCCCGCAAGCTGGGCGTCGAGGAGTAG
- a CDS encoding HpcH/HpaI aldolase family protein, whose product MSGLATEFAARIRRRERAIGYWSALDAPVATERIGRLGYDYVVLDGQHGLIGYSGILNGLMAVDAGGQAVGMVRVEDNHLTPIGRALDAGAAGVIVPLVDTPAEAAAAVSSTRYPPIGRRSYGPMRSGLRIGPRPSQANEDTLVFVMIETREGLENVDAICRTPGLDGVYVGPSDLVLGLGGAMPGDPAVAGEFESALRAVREAAKAAGVAAGIHTHDGEVAAKRLAEGFTFASVASDLLHLEQAAGAHLAAARGGEDR is encoded by the coding sequence GTGAGTGGTCTTGCGACGGAGTTCGCCGCCAGGATCCGTCGGCGGGAAAGGGCGATCGGCTACTGGTCGGCCCTGGACGCTCCGGTGGCGACCGAACGCATCGGCCGGCTCGGCTACGACTACGTGGTGCTCGACGGGCAGCACGGGCTGATCGGCTACTCCGGGATCCTCAACGGGCTGATGGCCGTCGACGCCGGTGGGCAGGCAGTCGGAATGGTACGGGTGGAGGACAACCACCTCACGCCGATCGGACGTGCACTCGATGCCGGTGCGGCCGGAGTGATCGTCCCACTGGTGGACACACCGGCGGAGGCAGCCGCCGCCGTGAGCTCCACCCGGTATCCACCAATCGGCAGGCGGTCGTACGGACCGATGCGGTCCGGCCTGCGGATCGGTCCACGCCCGAGCCAGGCAAACGAAGACACGCTGGTGTTCGTGATGATCGAGACCCGCGAGGGCCTGGAGAACGTCGACGCGATCTGCCGTACGCCCGGACTGGACGGTGTCTACGTCGGTCCGTCGGATCTGGTTCTCGGACTCGGGGGAGCGATGCCGGGCGATCCCGCCGTCGCCGGAGAGTTCGAGTCGGCACTGCGTGCGGTGCGCGAGGCCGCGAAGGCGGCCGGCGTGGCGGCCGGAATCCACACCCACGACGGCGAGGTCGCCGCGAAACGACTGGCCGAGGGGTTCACGTTCGCCAGTGTGGCCTCGGACCTGCTGCACCTGGAGCAGGCGGCCGGCGCCCACCTGGCCGCCGCGCGTGGCGGTGAGGACCGGTGA
- a CDS encoding NAD-dependent epimerase/dehydratase family protein codes for MRILVTGAGGAIGGAATARLVEAGHDVRALVREEDTPPDVDGVEVVRGDATDPAAVAPAVDGADAVVHLAATPAPLGRPEDVFVNNSCATLVVLQYAAEAGVGRAVIASSVSALGLAWAREVNSPAYVPIDEDHPFWPEESYGLSKQVDEATAAMIHRRFELPILAYRFPYTTTAEALAERAAQVRADPAEAVRELWAYLDVRDAAEAIRLGVESDVPGFHPVYVMAPDTLADRPTAELVARYHPTSEVRTPLAGRQTPYVITRAEQLLGFHARHLVAGDRTGETN; via the coding sequence ATGAGGATTCTTGTCACGGGGGCGGGCGGCGCCATCGGTGGAGCGGCCACCGCCCGGCTCGTCGAGGCCGGGCACGACGTGCGGGCGCTGGTGCGCGAGGAGGACACCCCGCCGGACGTCGACGGTGTCGAGGTCGTACGCGGAGACGCCACCGACCCGGCGGCGGTGGCGCCGGCAGTGGACGGTGCGGATGCCGTGGTGCACCTGGCCGCGACGCCCGCACCTCTAGGCCGGCCCGAGGACGTGTTCGTCAACAACTCCTGCGCGACGCTGGTGGTGCTGCAGTACGCCGCCGAGGCGGGGGTGGGCCGGGCGGTGATCGCCTCCAGCGTGTCCGCGCTGGGCCTGGCATGGGCCCGCGAGGTGAACTCACCGGCGTACGTGCCGATCGACGAGGACCACCCGTTCTGGCCCGAGGAGTCCTACGGCCTGTCCAAACAGGTGGACGAGGCGACCGCGGCGATGATCCACCGGCGCTTCGAGCTGCCGATCCTCGCCTACCGGTTCCCGTACACCACCACCGCGGAGGCGCTTGCCGAGCGCGCCGCGCAGGTCCGCGCGGACCCGGCGGAGGCGGTGCGGGAGCTGTGGGCCTACCTCGACGTACGGGACGCGGCCGAGGCGATCCGGCTCGGCGTCGAAAGCGACGTGCCGGGGTTCCATCCGGTGTACGTCATGGCGCCGGACACCCTGGCCGACCGCCCGACCGCCGAACTGGTCGCGCGCTACCACCCGACCAGCGAGGTGCGCACGCCACTGGCCGGGCGGCAGACGCCGTACGTCATCACCAGAGCCGAGCAGCTGCTCGGTTTCCATGCCCGCCACCTGGTCGCCGGCGATCGGACAGGCGAGACGAATTGA
- a CDS encoding cobyric acid synthase: protein MLGRVTGQGTLLVAGTTSDAGKTVVTTALCRALRRRGYRVAPFKAQNMSNNSMVTADGAEIGRAQWVQAVAAGAEPEAAMNPVLLKPGSDLRSHVVVMGRPYGTLDASNFLAGRRPLARAAFDAFDDLRAHYDVVVCEGAGSPAEINLRRFDYVNMGLARHGRVPTILVGDIDRGGVFASMYGTVALLEPADQALLCGFVVNKFRGDVGLLRPGLDSLEELTGRPVLGVLPWQRELWLDSEDALALESRPRPDFAASGSRLRVAVVVLPRVSNFTDVDALCLEPGLDVEFVRDARGLGTPDVVVLPGTRATLDDLAWLRQRGLADAIIAHAARGGVVLGICGGFQMLGREVRDPDGVEGPAGARAEGLGLLDVRTDFGRDKVLRLPTGEALGAPAGGYEIHHGRVTLGSDEAFLGGARCGSVFGTMWHGSLEGDAFRRAWLAEVASLLGVSVEQGQVSFAAARERRIDDLADAVEEHLDLEAVVRLVEDGPPAHLPVIRGALG, encoded by the coding sequence ATCCTCGGCCGGGTGACAGGTCAGGGCACTTTGCTGGTGGCCGGCACGACGTCCGACGCGGGCAAGACCGTCGTCACCACGGCGCTGTGCCGGGCGTTGCGGCGGCGGGGTTACCGGGTCGCGCCGTTCAAGGCGCAGAACATGTCGAACAACTCCATGGTCACCGCCGACGGTGCGGAGATCGGCCGCGCGCAGTGGGTGCAGGCGGTGGCGGCCGGCGCGGAGCCGGAGGCGGCCATGAACCCCGTACTCCTCAAGCCCGGCAGCGATCTGCGCAGCCACGTGGTGGTGATGGGCCGGCCGTACGGCACTCTCGACGCGTCGAACTTCCTCGCCGGGAGACGTCCGCTGGCCCGGGCCGCCTTCGACGCGTTCGACGACCTGCGGGCGCACTACGACGTGGTGGTGTGCGAGGGCGCAGGGAGTCCGGCGGAGATCAACCTGCGCAGGTTCGACTACGTGAACATGGGGCTTGCCCGGCACGGCCGCGTACCCACGATCCTGGTGGGCGACATCGACCGGGGCGGGGTGTTCGCGTCGATGTACGGCACGGTGGCGCTGCTGGAGCCGGCCGACCAGGCGCTGCTGTGCGGGTTCGTGGTGAACAAGTTCCGTGGCGACGTCGGCCTGCTGCGACCCGGGCTGGACAGTCTGGAGGAGCTGACCGGGCGACCGGTGCTGGGTGTGCTGCCCTGGCAGCGCGAACTCTGGCTGGACTCCGAGGACGCCCTCGCGCTGGAATCCCGTCCCCGGCCGGATTTCGCTGCTTCCGGTTCGCGGCTGCGGGTCGCGGTGGTGGTGCTGCCGCGGGTCAGCAACTTCACCGACGTCGACGCGCTGTGCCTCGAACCCGGCCTGGACGTGGAGTTCGTACGCGACGCCCGCGGGCTGGGCACACCGGACGTCGTGGTGCTCCCGGGCACCCGGGCAACGCTCGACGACCTGGCCTGGCTGCGGCAGCGGGGTCTGGCCGACGCGATCATCGCCCACGCGGCCCGCGGAGGGGTGGTGCTCGGCATCTGCGGAGGGTTCCAGATGCTCGGCCGCGAGGTGCGCGACCCGGACGGTGTCGAGGGCCCGGCCGGTGCTCGCGCCGAGGGGCTCGGCCTGCTCGACGTACGCACCGACTTCGGGCGCGACAAGGTGCTCCGGCTGCCGACCGGTGAGGCGCTCGGCGCCCCGGCGGGAGGCTACGAGATCCACCACGGCCGGGTCACGCTCGGGTCGGACGAGGCGTTCCTCGGCGGCGCCCGGTGCGGTTCGGTGTTCGGGACCATGTGGCACGGCAGCCTGGAAGGCGACGCGTTCCGCCGGGCCTGGCTGGCGGAGGTCGCCTCCCTGCTCGGCGTGTCCGTCGAGCAGGGGCAGGTCAGTTTCGCCGCGGCTCGCGAACGCCGCATAGACGACCTCGCCGACGCCGTCGAGGAACACCTCGACCTGGAGGCCGTCGTACGCCTGGTCGAGGACGGGCCGCCCGCACACCTCCCGGTGATCAGGGGAGCGCTGGGCTGA
- a CDS encoding helix-turn-helix transcriptional regulator has translation MKANREELARVIRRARERVGPGEVGLPVGRHRRVPGLRREELAQLAGISVDYVVRLEQGRGPQPSEQVLTALARALRLDTDERDHLFHVAGGTPPRQGQIDLHVRPGVLRLIDRFTDLPAMVLSAKSDILAWNAMSSALLGDWSALSPERRNQSRLRFLPDPNEPPHSPIGGSPEERARTSAQAVANLRAAAGRYPDDPGLRRLLADLRRGSAEFRELWDDVDASVWRSHTKTVIHPSLGELTLECDTLHIPESDQLLVVYSAAPGTSEADALALLRVVGTQDLTPAADLPARDR, from the coding sequence GTGAAGGCGAACCGCGAGGAGCTGGCCCGGGTGATCAGGCGTGCCCGTGAGCGCGTCGGGCCCGGCGAGGTGGGTCTGCCGGTGGGCCGCCACCGTCGCGTACCCGGCCTGCGACGGGAGGAGCTCGCCCAGCTCGCCGGGATCAGCGTCGACTATGTCGTACGGCTGGAGCAGGGCCGCGGGCCGCAGCCGTCGGAGCAGGTGCTGACCGCCCTGGCCCGGGCACTGCGGCTGGACACCGACGAGCGTGATCATCTCTTCCACGTCGCCGGGGGTACGCCACCGCGGCAGGGCCAGATCGACCTGCACGTGCGCCCCGGTGTTCTCCGGCTGATCGACCGCTTCACCGACCTGCCGGCGATGGTGCTCAGCGCGAAGAGCGACATCCTCGCCTGGAACGCGATGTCGTCCGCGCTGCTCGGTGACTGGTCCGCGTTGTCACCGGAGCGCAGGAACCAGAGCCGGCTCCGGTTCCTGCCGGACCCGAACGAACCCCCGCACAGCCCCATCGGCGGCTCTCCGGAGGAGCGCGCCCGCACCTCCGCTCAGGCGGTCGCGAACCTGCGCGCCGCGGCCGGCCGATATCCCGACGACCCCGGACTGCGGCGGTTGCTCGCCGACCTGCGGCGGGGTTCGGCGGAGTTCCGCGAACTCTGGGACGACGTCGACGCCTCGGTCTGGCGGAGTCACACCAAGACGGTGATCCATCCCTCGCTGGGCGAGCTCACCCTCGAGTGCGACACCCTGCACATTCCCGAGTCCGATCAGTTGCTGGTCGTCTACTCCGCCGCGCCCGGCACTTCCGAAGCCGACGCCCTTGCCCTGCTGCGGGTCGTCGGCACTCAGGACCTCACTCCTGCCGCGGACCTTCCCGCGCGCGACCGCTGA
- a CDS encoding SDR family NAD(P)-dependent oxidoreductase, with amino-acid sequence MTKNRNHSEHTNHTDRTTVLVTGANKGLGLETSRRLSLLGWTVWMAARDEQAGLDAATRIRTDQPDADVRPVVLDVTDDKSVLTAYDIVVESGTGLDVLVNNAGIAGSHPTTLETVPADFLPVFGVNVLGPVRVTHAFLPLLTASPRPRLVMVSSGLGSIALVNDPERTESGVPGMVYQSSKAALNMIANQYARDLPGVRVTTVDPGYTATDLNGHRGHQTVTEGTDAIVAAASADTVAGPHIDRHGVVPR; translated from the coding sequence ATGACGAAGAACCGCAACCACAGTGAGCACACCAATCACACCGACCGCACCACTGTCCTGGTCACCGGCGCCAACAAGGGCCTCGGCCTGGAGACCTCCCGCCGGCTGTCCCTGTTGGGCTGGACCGTCTGGATGGCCGCCCGCGACGAGCAAGCCGGGCTTGACGCCGCGACCAGGATCAGGACCGACCAGCCCGATGCCGACGTACGCCCTGTCGTGCTGGACGTCACCGATGACAAGTCCGTCTTGACGGCGTACGACATCGTCGTGGAGTCGGGCACCGGGCTGGACGTCCTGGTCAACAACGCGGGCATCGCAGGAAGTCACCCGACGACACTGGAGACCGTGCCCGCCGACTTCCTTCCTGTGTTCGGGGTGAACGTGCTCGGCCCGGTGCGGGTGACGCACGCGTTCCTGCCGTTGCTGACCGCCTCACCGCGTCCTCGGCTGGTGATGGTGTCCAGCGGCCTCGGCTCGATCGCCCTGGTCAACGATCCCGAGCGCACCGAGTCGGGCGTACCGGGGATGGTCTACCAGTCCTCGAAGGCCGCGCTGAACATGATCGCCAACCAGTACGCCAGGGACCTGCCGGGCGTTCGGGTCACCACCGTCGATCCCGGCTACACCGCCACCGACCTCAACGGGCACCGGGGGCACCAGACCGTCACCGAGGGCACCGACGCGATCGTGGCCGCCGCGTCCGCCGACACCGTGGCCGGTCCGCACATCGACCGCCATGGCGTCGTCCCACGCTGA
- a CDS encoding HNH endonuclease signature motif containing protein: MSDGGECYGDDLGDGPGRRRVLPDGFADVRGGPRLAVLLASVDRGVCNGFEVEERARAWRRLIGWAEAECLAEVNELAYAEPGMPDEPAVRSPEMDPMTQAVLEPLLRWSGYHASWYLALALTLPRLPRVRAALASGGLELPEVRAIVDRITDANPDLWGAIEDAIFPKVLELRGGLLRAKVEAEVVKADPEAAGKRHREARTGRNVAIWPAVDGVADLAIRGLSADQAAEAYGYIDAIARAVKSAGDPRKLSQLRADVAFSLLSGTADIIDCSAPTTTADQGDNQAAQDTAPHGRAGTEADDQTPAEGESEQQQSEEQVQGDSEQDDPGHDDSEQRPAEVEAPQEQADAEQPEDEPRARDDVQPETGRAQSETEQPETENELAQGETEQGGEGRCAVHRFPDHDLHDSWCECGNCSPAPVASCTVCGAAAMNGIRVHDTAAHHAAARNAEPPGQPDQPDPPGQPDPPDRPTDNPTPPPPPPPPPPPPPPWTSSQPSWGPIKTRAKVQLNMPLTTLMGLSTQPGELGGIGPIITEVARRIVANHLDNPEARFSVGITHPVTGRLLHLHPIPARFLRGLQAELVHARDQRCVWTTCRRPAATCHLDHNTEYADGGETSVDNIAPLCPRHHKAKTERDWKLKQTGPGEHTLTDPFGRQYRSAAPSLTDPVDEPVPATAGTRSADDDLPPF, translated from the coding sequence ATGAGCGACGGCGGTGAGTGCTACGGCGACGACCTGGGCGATGGCCCGGGTCGTCGCCGGGTGCTGCCGGACGGGTTCGCTGATGTGCGGGGTGGTCCGCGGCTTGCGGTGCTGCTGGCGTCGGTGGATCGCGGGGTGTGTAACGGGTTCGAGGTGGAGGAGCGGGCCAGGGCGTGGCGGCGGCTGATCGGCTGGGCCGAGGCCGAGTGCCTCGCCGAGGTGAACGAGCTCGCCTACGCCGAACCCGGTATGCCCGACGAGCCGGCCGTACGCAGTCCCGAGATGGACCCGATGACCCAGGCCGTCCTCGAACCTTTGCTGCGATGGTCCGGCTACCACGCCAGCTGGTACCTCGCACTGGCCCTCACCCTGCCCCGTCTGCCGCGTGTGCGTGCGGCGCTGGCGTCCGGTGGGCTGGAGCTGCCCGAGGTGCGGGCGATCGTGGACCGGATCACCGACGCAAACCCCGACCTGTGGGGAGCCATCGAGGACGCCATCTTCCCCAAGGTCCTGGAACTGCGGGGCGGACTGTTGCGGGCGAAGGTCGAAGCGGAGGTCGTCAAGGCCGACCCCGAAGCTGCCGGTAAGCGGCACCGGGAAGCACGCACCGGACGGAACGTGGCGATCTGGCCGGCTGTCGACGGTGTCGCCGACCTGGCGATTCGGGGTCTGTCCGCTGATCAGGCCGCGGAGGCGTACGGGTACATCGACGCGATCGCCCGTGCCGTCAAGTCTGCCGGTGACCCGCGCAAGCTGAGCCAGCTGCGCGCGGACGTCGCCTTCTCCCTGCTCAGCGGCACCGCCGACATCATCGACTGCTCCGCCCCCACAACCACCGCCGACCAGGGCGACAACCAGGCCGCCCAGGACACCGCCCCACACGGGCGGGCCGGCACCGAGGCCGACGACCAGACGCCGGCCGAAGGTGAGTCCGAGCAGCAGCAGTCGGAGGAACAGGTCCAGGGCGACTCCGAGCAGGACGACCCCGGGCATGACGACTCTGAGCAGCGCCCGGCGGAAGTCGAAGCTCCGCAGGAGCAGGCCGACGCCGAGCAGCCCGAAGACGAGCCGCGAGCCCGAGACGACGTCCAGCCCGAGACCGGGCGGGCGCAGAGCGAGACCGAGCAGCCCGAGACCGAGAACGAGCTGGCGCAGGGAGAGACCGAGCAAGGTGGGGAGGGGCGCTGTGCCGTGCACCGGTTCCCCGACCACGACCTGCACGACAGCTGGTGTGAGTGTGGGAACTGTTCTCCGGCACCGGTGGCCAGCTGCACCGTGTGCGGTGCGGCCGCGATGAACGGTATAAGGGTTCACGACACCGCCGCCCACCACGCCGCAGCCCGCAACGCCGAACCGCCGGGACAGCCCGACCAACCCGATCCACCGGGGCAGCCTGATCCACCTGATCGGCCGACAGACAATCCCACACCGCCACCGCCACCGCCACCGCCACCGCCACCGCCACCGCCGTGGACCTCTTCGCAGCCGAGCTGGGGTCCGATCAAGACACGCGCCAAGGTGCAACTGAACATGCCGCTGACCACCCTGATGGGACTGTCCACCCAGCCCGGGGAACTCGGCGGAATCGGACCGATCATCACCGAGGTGGCCCGCCGGATCGTGGCGAACCACCTCGACAACCCCGAAGCCCGCTTCAGCGTCGGGATCACCCACCCGGTCACCGGACGGTTACTGCACCTGCATCCGATACCTGCGAGGTTCCTGCGCGGACTACAGGCAGAACTGGTCCACGCCCGCGACCAGCGCTGCGTGTGGACCACCTGCAGAAGACCCGCCGCGACCTGTCACCTGGACCACAACACCGAGTACGCCGACGGCGGCGAAACCTCCGTCGACAACATCGCGCCGCTGTGCCCACGCCACCACAAGGCGAAAACCGAGAGGGACTGGAAACTGAAGCAGACCGGGCCAGGCGAACACACCCTCACCGACCCGTTCGGTCGCCAGTACCGAAGCGCAGCGCCCTCACTCACTGACCCGGTCGACGAACCAGTGCCCGCCACCGCAGGCACACGGTCAGCTGACGACGACCTGCCACCGTTCTGA
- a CDS encoding cytidylate kinase family protein: MDLSYVLWIGGPAGAGKTTVARRLARRHGLRWYSSDSRTWIHRERARAAGVRMPDRGPAHDLYDRAPMIADDLRALPASPLVVAEGGPITPELVTAAGRAVWLMPSREVQYERLRGRHPEGVPAYYLRTWDRQTATLADSGVTTLVVDDLTEEETLAGVERVFAAALADGPTATSVDERRALVRYGNDALVTQYAGPLTRPLVPVDTATVVRTFDCECARPVCTALVDLAVADAVAAVAAPAPSILAAGH; the protein is encoded by the coding sequence ATGGACCTTTCGTACGTGCTGTGGATCGGCGGCCCGGCGGGTGCGGGCAAGACGACGGTCGCCAGGAGGCTGGCGCGGCGGCACGGCCTTCGCTGGTACAGCTCCGACAGCCGCACCTGGATCCATCGCGAGCGGGCGCGCGCCGCCGGTGTGCGGATGCCGGATCGCGGGCCGGCGCACGACCTCTACGACCGGGCGCCGATGATCGCCGACGACCTGCGCGCGCTGCCGGCGTCCCCGCTGGTGGTGGCCGAGGGCGGCCCGATCACCCCGGAGCTGGTGACCGCGGCCGGCCGGGCGGTGTGGCTGATGCCGTCGCGGGAGGTCCAGTACGAACGGTTGCGCGGTCGGCATCCGGAGGGTGTGCCGGCGTACTACCTGCGGACCTGGGACCGGCAGACCGCGACCCTCGCGGACTCGGGCGTCACCACGCTGGTCGTCGACGACCTGACCGAGGAGGAGACGCTCGCCGGGGTGGAGCGGGTCTTCGCGGCGGCGCTCGCCGACGGCCCCACGGCCACGAGCGTGGACGAACGCCGCGCTCTCGTCCGGTACGGAAACGACGCGCTGGTCACGCAGTACGCCGGCCCGCTGACCAGACCCTTGGTCCCGGTCGACACCGCGACGGTCGTACGGACCTTCGACTGCGAGTGCGCCCGGCCCGTGTGCACGGCCCTGGTGGACCTCGCCGTCGCCGACGCCGTGGCCGCGGTGGCCGCGCCGGCACCGTCGATCCTCGCCGCCGGGCACTGA
- a CDS encoding DinB family protein: MTTATSTPLPEEHAELLGALAEQRDLLLITVRGVTDAQAWQRTTVSELTLGGIVRHLATGERVWARIVVTGDGELPDGMLDTGQYHMGAQDSLASLLESYATAASGLADVVRTNPDLGRKVLLPTTPWSPPEPIHWPVRRILLHLIRETAQHAGHADIIRETLDGASTTAQR; encoded by the coding sequence ATGACGACCGCTACTTCCACTCCCCTGCCCGAAGAGCACGCCGAACTGCTGGGTGCGCTGGCCGAACAACGCGACCTGCTCCTCATCACCGTCCGCGGCGTGACCGACGCCCAGGCCTGGCAGCGCACGACGGTGAGCGAACTCACCCTGGGCGGGATCGTCCGGCACCTGGCCACCGGTGAGCGGGTCTGGGCGCGGATCGTCGTCACCGGCGACGGGGAACTGCCCGACGGCATGCTCGACACCGGGCAGTACCACATGGGCGCGCAGGACTCCCTTGCGTCGTTGCTGGAGTCGTACGCGACGGCGGCGAGCGGACTGGCGGATGTCGTACGCACGAATCCCGATCTCGGGCGGAAGGTGCTGCTCCCGACCACGCCGTGGTCCCCGCCCGAGCCGATCCACTGGCCGGTACGCCGGATCCTGCTGCACCTGATCCGGGAGACGGCCCAGCACGCAGGGCACGCGGACATCATCCGGGAGACGCTGGACGGTGCCAGTACCACCGCCCAGCGATGA